One stretch of Nicotiana tabacum cultivar K326 chromosome 18, ASM71507v2, whole genome shotgun sequence DNA includes these proteins:
- the LOC107766271 gene encoding uncharacterized protein LOC107766271, with protein MVYGFNEQAARRRLWDNIKQIRVKLDGPWAVMGDFNCVLSRDERIGSKVTMVETREFRQCIKVCGLKELRSSGAFFTWNNKQGGDSRVYSMIDRVGAFMNEGIYDHCPTIINWEGRNAGGKRQFKYFNMWSVILEFQTRVKEVWEKEIQGTQMYKLVGKLNRTKNVLQRLNKERFSNVEKGLKQ; from the exons ATGGTATATGGCTTCAATGAACAAGCAGCAAGGAGGAGACTATGGGATAACATCAAACAAATAAGGGTCAAATTGGATGGACCATGGGCTGTAATGGGAGACTTTAACTGTGTTTTAAGCAGGGATGAAAGAATTGGAAGCAAGGTAACTATGGTTGAAACTAGAGAGTTTAGACAATGTATAAAAGTCTGTGGTTTGAAGGAACTGAGATCCTCAGGAGCCTTCTTCACATGGAACAACAAACAAGGAGGAGACAGTCGAGTATACAGCATGATAGATAGAGT AGGTGCATTCATGAATGAGGGTATCTATGATCATTGCCCAACAATCATAAACTGGGAAGGAAGGAATGCAGGAGGAAAAAGACAGTTCAAATATTTCAACATGTGGAGTGTGATTCTAGAATTCCAAACAAGAGTAAAAGAAGTTTGGGAAAAGGAAATACAAGGCACACAGATGTACAAATTGGTAGGAAAGCTGAATAGAACCAAAAATGTGCTGCAAAGATTGAACAAGGAAAGATTTTCAAATGTGGAAAAAGGGCTGAAACAGTAA